A window from Setaria italica strain Yugu1 chromosome VIII, Setaria_italica_v2.0, whole genome shotgun sequence encodes these proteins:
- the LOC101778754 gene encoding uncharacterized protein LOC101778754 isoform X3, translated as MLRELEKIRPGPENATGASQEEPSKSWVQLEARNELDQARSGPEDGTGGPSEGLSLSVLEQPEQQIRSIPEDGAGGDAAVPEHQSRPEDDDAAVPFVRMETQEVAAGPSGGPLASLQIEAARHIHSGPYQDGARPSNPFPSLQPQDREILQQLEQIRLNGDVDEQSSPEWTRQPADIFQERHIAMDHSSSGSPRKIPFHLLQEITDCFSDERKLGSGGFGKVYMGVHNDGEKIAVKMLHYMLGFEEEQFLKEFNNLARLQHPNIVRLVGYCYDVQKNIVEYEGRLVFAERIYRALCFEYMHHGSLDKYVSDEYPGLDWNTRYTLIKGICKGLEYLHEELKPPMYHLDLKPANILLGKNMLPKIADFGLSRFFGEEQTHITKSSIGTRGYLPPEYIERNIVSRKFDIFSLGVIIIKIMTGPTGYRESAEMSPQEFIDFAHKNWRTRLQATPMHLFESYSKQVKRCMEIALSCVEVNRHKRPSIREIVKQLNETEIMIHKQLNEKEIMIYRTRLRDLSSYDQGSSMDQESETIGLCREASCNSRGVIRQGMSTTKVGCVGNYELGRTIGKGTFAKFKFARNIHTGEFVAIKILDKEKVLKHKMVEQIKRGILAMKLIEHPNVVRIYEVMGSKTKIYIVLECVPYGDLLDTIVNSGRMRECEARRYFQQLINAVDYCHSRDVYHLNLKPEKLLLDSRGNLKVSEFGLGALSQQIKTDGVLHTTYGTPNYVAPEVLEDGGYDSGTADVWSCGVILFVLLAGYLPFEDSNLTRLYKKRITIPEILEDEWFKEGYRRQEFDKKFDITLLDDVDAVFQDSEEHLVTEKKDEPVSLNAFDLISSSKGFNLENLLDSEQGFKREERFTSTCPPREIIHRIEEAATTLGFSVQKKNYKLRLEKIEAGRKGNLHVAAEILQIAPSFHVIEVRKGEGDTLEFHKFYKDLSKTLKDIVWKFDDL; from the exons ATGCTGCGGGAGCTGGAGAAAATCCGTCCGGGACCCGAAAATGCCACCGGAGCAAGCCAAGAAGAACCGTCGAAGTCATGGGTGCAGCTCGAGGCCCGCAACGAGCTAGATCAGGCCCGATCGGGACCGGAGGATGGCACTGGTGGGCCAAGCGAGGGCCTTTCTCTGTCGGTGCTGGAGCAGCCGGAGCAGCAGATCCGGTCGATTCCGGAGGATGGCGCCGGGGGGGACGCGGCGGTGCCGGAGCATCAGTCGCGACCGGAGGATGATGACGCGGCGGTGCCGTTTGTGCGGATGGAGACCCAGGAGGTTGCTGCCGGGCCGAGTGGGGGCCCGTTGGCGTCGCTGCAGATTGAGGCGGCCCGGCATATTCACTCGGGACCATATCAGGATGGCGCCAGGCCCAGCAACCCGTTCCCGTCCTTGCAGCCTCAGGATCGGGAGATATTGCAGCAGCTGGAGCAAATCCGCCTCAACGGCGATGTCGATGAGCAATCATCCCCTGAATGGACGCGGCAGCCTGCAGACATCTTCCAG GAAAGGCACATCGCTATGGATCATTCAAGCAGTGGGTCGCCAAGGAAAATACCATTCCATTTATTACAAGAAATTACGGATTGCTTCTCCGATGAACGCAAGCTTGGTAGTGGTGGGTTTGGAAAAGTCTATATG GGAGTGCATAACGATGGGGAGAAGATTGCTGTCAAGATGCTTCATTACATGCTAGGATTTGAGGAGGAGCAATTTCTAAAAGAGTTTAACAACCTTGCAAGGCTCCAGCACCCAAATATTGTGCGACTTGTTGGTTATTGCTATGACGTTCAGAAAAATATAGTGGAGTACGAAGGAAGACTAGTTTTTGCTGAAAGAATTTATAGGGCGCTCTGCTTCGAGTATATGCATCATGGAAGCCTTGACAAATATGTTTCAG ATGAATATCCTGGACTTGATTGGAACACACGCTACACACTAATCAAAGGGATTTGCAAGGGTTTGGAGTACCTTCATGAGGAATTGAAACCTCCTATGTATCATTTGGACTTAAAACCAGCTAACATATTGCTGGGTAAGAACATGCTGCCTAAAATTGCAGATTTCGGCTTATCAAGGTTCTTTGGGGAAGAACAAACACACATCACAAAAAGTTCTATAGGAACACG TGGATACTTACCTCCAGAATACATAGAGAGAAACATAGTCTCAAGAAAGTTTGATATATTTAGCTTGGGTGTTATTATCATAAAGATAATGACAGGACCTACAGGCTACAGAGAAAGTGCTGAAATGTCTCCCCAAGAATTTATTGATTTT GCACACAAGAACTGGAGGACTAGACTGCAGGCAACACCAATGCACTTGTTCGAGTCATATTCAAAACAAGTGAAGAGATGCATGGAAATAGCTTTAAGTTGTGTGGAGGTCAACCGGCACAAAAGGCCAAGTATAAGGGAAATTGTCAAACAACTGAATGAGACAGAGATTATGATTCACAAACAACTGAATGAGAAAGAGATTATGATTTACAGAACCCGACTTCGTGACCTGTCAAGTTATGACCAAGGGTCATCGATGGATCAG GAAAGTGAAACCATTGGACTGTGCAGAGAAGCTTCTTGCAATTCCAGAGGGGTGATAAGGCAGGGAATGAGTACAACCAAGGTGGGATGTGTTGGGAATTATGAGCTGGGCCGGACCATAGGTAAAGGCACATTTGCCAAGTTCAAGTTTGCACGGAACATCCATACTGGCGAATTTGTAGCCATCAAGATCCTAGATAAAGAGAAGGTCCTTAAGCACAAGATGGTTGAGCAG ATTAAGCGGGGAATTTTGGCAATGAAGTTGATTGAGCATCCTAATGTTGTTCGCATATACGAG GTGATGGGAAGTAAAACAAAGATCTACATTGTGTTAGAATGTGTTCCCTATGGTGATCTCTTAGACACCATT GTTAATAGCGGTCGAATGAGGGAATGTGAGGCAAGGAGGTACTTCCAACAATTGATCAATGCGGTTGATTATTGTCATAGCAGAGATGTGTATCACCTGAATTTAAAA CCTGAAAAATTACTGCTTGATTCACGTGGAAACCTGAAGGTATCTGAGTTTGGGCTGGGCGCACTATCTCAGCAAATCAAG ACTGATGGAGTGCTGCACACAACTTATGGGACTCCAAACTATGTTGCACCAGAG GTCCTTGAAGATGGAGGCTATGACAGTGGAACGGCTGATGTGTGGTCATGCGGAGTTATCCTGTTTGTTCTGCTAGCAGGGTATTTACCTTTTGAGGACTCTAATCTTACGAGGTTGTATAAGAAG AGAATAACAATCCCAGAAATACTAGAGGATGAGTGGTTCAAAGAGGGCTACAGGCGCCAGGAGTTTGACAAAAAATTTGACATCACCTTATTGGATGATGTGGATGCTGTCTTCCAAGATTCAGAA GAGCACCTCGTGACAGAAAAGAAAGATGAACCAGTATCTCTGAATGCATTCGATCTGATTTCATCATCAAAAGGCTTTAACCTTGAAAACTTACTTGACTCAGAGCAG GGGTTCAAAAGAGAAGAAAGGTTTACATCAACTTGTCCACCCAGAGAAATTATCCACAGGATTGAGGAAGCTGCAACAACCCTAGGATTTAGCGTTCAGAAGAAAAATTACAAG TTGAGGCTCGAAAAGATAGAGGCAGGGAGGAAGGGAAACCTTCATGTTGCTGCTGAG ATACTGCAAATTGCACCCTCTTTTCACGTGATAGAAGTCAGAAAAGGAGAAGGTGACACTCTGGAATTTCATAAG TTCTACAAGGACCTTTCCAAGACCTTAAAGGACATTGTCTGGAAATTCGATGATCTCTAA
- the LOC101778754 gene encoding uncharacterized protein LOC101778754 isoform X1, with the protein MLRELEKIRPGPENATGASQEEPSKSWVQLEARNELDQARSGPEDGTGGPSEGLSLSVLEQPEQQIRSIPEDGAGGDAAVPEHQSRPEDDDAAVPFVRMETQEVAAGPSGGPLASLQIEAARHIHSGPYQDGARPSNPFPSLQPQDREILQQLEQIRLNGDVDEQSSPEWTRQPADIFQERHIAMDHSSSGSPRKIPFHLLQEITDCFSDERKLGSGGFGKVYMGVHNDGEKIAVKMLHYMLGFEEEQFLKEFNNLARLQHPNIVRLVGYCYDVQKNIVEYEGRLVFAERIYRALCFEYMHHGSLDKYVSDEYPGLDWNTRYTLIKGICKGLEYLHEELKPPMYHLDLKPANILLGKNMLPKIADFGLSRFFGEEQTHITKSSIGTRGYLPPEYIERNIVSRKFDIFSLGVIIIKIMTGPTGYRESAEMSPQEFIDFAHKNWRTRLQATPMHLFESYSKQVKRCMEIALSCVEVNRHKRPSIREIVKQLNETEIMIHKQLNEKEIMIYRTRLRDLSSYDQGSSMDQESETIGLCREASCNSRGVIRQGMSTTKVGCVGNYELGRTIGKGTFAKFKFARNIHTGEFVAIKILDKEKVLKHKMVEQIKRGILAMKLIEHPNVVRIYEVMGSKTKIYIVLECVPYGDLLDTIVNSGRMRECEARRYFQQLINAVDYCHSRDVYHLNLKPEKLLLDSRGNLKVSEFGLGALSQQIKTDGVLHTTYGTPNYVAPEVLEDGGYDSGTADVWSCGVILFVLLAGYLPFEDSNLTRLYKKISNAEFTFPLWTSFPAKMLLKRILDPNPITRITIPEILEDEWFKEGYRRQEFDKKFDITLLDDVDAVFQDSEEHLVTEKKDEPVSLNAFDLISSSKGFNLENLLDSEQGFKREERFTSTCPPREIIHRIEEAATTLGFSVQKKNYKLRLEKIEAGRKGNLHVAAEILQIAPSFHVIEVRKGEGDTLEFHKFYKDLSKTLKDIVWKFDDL; encoded by the exons ATGCTGCGGGAGCTGGAGAAAATCCGTCCGGGACCCGAAAATGCCACCGGAGCAAGCCAAGAAGAACCGTCGAAGTCATGGGTGCAGCTCGAGGCCCGCAACGAGCTAGATCAGGCCCGATCGGGACCGGAGGATGGCACTGGTGGGCCAAGCGAGGGCCTTTCTCTGTCGGTGCTGGAGCAGCCGGAGCAGCAGATCCGGTCGATTCCGGAGGATGGCGCCGGGGGGGACGCGGCGGTGCCGGAGCATCAGTCGCGACCGGAGGATGATGACGCGGCGGTGCCGTTTGTGCGGATGGAGACCCAGGAGGTTGCTGCCGGGCCGAGTGGGGGCCCGTTGGCGTCGCTGCAGATTGAGGCGGCCCGGCATATTCACTCGGGACCATATCAGGATGGCGCCAGGCCCAGCAACCCGTTCCCGTCCTTGCAGCCTCAGGATCGGGAGATATTGCAGCAGCTGGAGCAAATCCGCCTCAACGGCGATGTCGATGAGCAATCATCCCCTGAATGGACGCGGCAGCCTGCAGACATCTTCCAG GAAAGGCACATCGCTATGGATCATTCAAGCAGTGGGTCGCCAAGGAAAATACCATTCCATTTATTACAAGAAATTACGGATTGCTTCTCCGATGAACGCAAGCTTGGTAGTGGTGGGTTTGGAAAAGTCTATATG GGAGTGCATAACGATGGGGAGAAGATTGCTGTCAAGATGCTTCATTACATGCTAGGATTTGAGGAGGAGCAATTTCTAAAAGAGTTTAACAACCTTGCAAGGCTCCAGCACCCAAATATTGTGCGACTTGTTGGTTATTGCTATGACGTTCAGAAAAATATAGTGGAGTACGAAGGAAGACTAGTTTTTGCTGAAAGAATTTATAGGGCGCTCTGCTTCGAGTATATGCATCATGGAAGCCTTGACAAATATGTTTCAG ATGAATATCCTGGACTTGATTGGAACACACGCTACACACTAATCAAAGGGATTTGCAAGGGTTTGGAGTACCTTCATGAGGAATTGAAACCTCCTATGTATCATTTGGACTTAAAACCAGCTAACATATTGCTGGGTAAGAACATGCTGCCTAAAATTGCAGATTTCGGCTTATCAAGGTTCTTTGGGGAAGAACAAACACACATCACAAAAAGTTCTATAGGAACACG TGGATACTTACCTCCAGAATACATAGAGAGAAACATAGTCTCAAGAAAGTTTGATATATTTAGCTTGGGTGTTATTATCATAAAGATAATGACAGGACCTACAGGCTACAGAGAAAGTGCTGAAATGTCTCCCCAAGAATTTATTGATTTT GCACACAAGAACTGGAGGACTAGACTGCAGGCAACACCAATGCACTTGTTCGAGTCATATTCAAAACAAGTGAAGAGATGCATGGAAATAGCTTTAAGTTGTGTGGAGGTCAACCGGCACAAAAGGCCAAGTATAAGGGAAATTGTCAAACAACTGAATGAGACAGAGATTATGATTCACAAACAACTGAATGAGAAAGAGATTATGATTTACAGAACCCGACTTCGTGACCTGTCAAGTTATGACCAAGGGTCATCGATGGATCAG GAAAGTGAAACCATTGGACTGTGCAGAGAAGCTTCTTGCAATTCCAGAGGGGTGATAAGGCAGGGAATGAGTACAACCAAGGTGGGATGTGTTGGGAATTATGAGCTGGGCCGGACCATAGGTAAAGGCACATTTGCCAAGTTCAAGTTTGCACGGAACATCCATACTGGCGAATTTGTAGCCATCAAGATCCTAGATAAAGAGAAGGTCCTTAAGCACAAGATGGTTGAGCAG ATTAAGCGGGGAATTTTGGCAATGAAGTTGATTGAGCATCCTAATGTTGTTCGCATATACGAG GTGATGGGAAGTAAAACAAAGATCTACATTGTGTTAGAATGTGTTCCCTATGGTGATCTCTTAGACACCATT GTTAATAGCGGTCGAATGAGGGAATGTGAGGCAAGGAGGTACTTCCAACAATTGATCAATGCGGTTGATTATTGTCATAGCAGAGATGTGTATCACCTGAATTTAAAA CCTGAAAAATTACTGCTTGATTCACGTGGAAACCTGAAGGTATCTGAGTTTGGGCTGGGCGCACTATCTCAGCAAATCAAG ACTGATGGAGTGCTGCACACAACTTATGGGACTCCAAACTATGTTGCACCAGAG GTCCTTGAAGATGGAGGCTATGACAGTGGAACGGCTGATGTGTGGTCATGCGGAGTTATCCTGTTTGTTCTGCTAGCAGGGTATTTACCTTTTGAGGACTCTAATCTTACGAGGTTGTATAAGAAG ATATCGAATGCAGAATTCACATTTCCACTGTGGACATCTTTTCCTGCCAAGATGTTGTTAAAAAGAATCCTCGATCCAAATCCCATAACG AGAATAACAATCCCAGAAATACTAGAGGATGAGTGGTTCAAAGAGGGCTACAGGCGCCAGGAGTTTGACAAAAAATTTGACATCACCTTATTGGATGATGTGGATGCTGTCTTCCAAGATTCAGAA GAGCACCTCGTGACAGAAAAGAAAGATGAACCAGTATCTCTGAATGCATTCGATCTGATTTCATCATCAAAAGGCTTTAACCTTGAAAACTTACTTGACTCAGAGCAG GGGTTCAAAAGAGAAGAAAGGTTTACATCAACTTGTCCACCCAGAGAAATTATCCACAGGATTGAGGAAGCTGCAACAACCCTAGGATTTAGCGTTCAGAAGAAAAATTACAAG TTGAGGCTCGAAAAGATAGAGGCAGGGAGGAAGGGAAACCTTCATGTTGCTGCTGAG ATACTGCAAATTGCACCCTCTTTTCACGTGATAGAAGTCAGAAAAGGAGAAGGTGACACTCTGGAATTTCATAAG TTCTACAAGGACCTTTCCAAGACCTTAAAGGACATTGTCTGGAAATTCGATGATCTCTAA
- the LOC101778754 gene encoding uncharacterized protein LOC101778754 isoform X2 has product MLRELEKIRPGPENATGASQEEPSKSWVQLEARNELDQARSGPEDGTGGPSEGLSLSVLEQPEQQIRSIPEDGAGGDAAVPEHQSRPEDDDAAVPFVRMETQEVAAGPSGGPLASLQIEAARHIHSGPYQDGARPSNPFPSLQPQDREILQQLEQIRLNGDVDEQSSPEWTRQPADIFQERHIAMDHSSSGSPRKIPFHLLQEITDCFSDERKLGSGGFGKVYMGVHNDGEKIAVKMLHYMLGFEEEQFLKEFNNLARLQHPNIVRLVGYCYDVQKNIVEYEGRLVFAERIYRALCFEYMHHGSLDKYVSDEYPGLDWNTRYTLIKGICKGLEYLHEELKPPMYHLDLKPANILLGKNMLPKIADFGLSRFFGEEQTHITKSSIGTRGYLPPEYIERNIVSRKFDIFSLGVIIIKIMTGPTGYRESAEMSPQEFIDFAHKNWRTRLQATPMHLFESYSKQVKRCMEIALSCVEVNRHKRPSIREIVKQLNETEIMIHKQLNEKEIMIYRTRLRDLSSYDQGSSMDQESETIGLCREASCNSRGVIRQGMSTTKVGCVGNYELGRTIGKGTFAKFKFARNIHTGEFVAIKILDKEKVLKHKMVEQIKRGILAMKLIEHPNVVRIYEVNSGRMRECEARRYFQQLINAVDYCHSRDVYHLNLKPEKLLLDSRGNLKVSEFGLGALSQQIKTDGVLHTTYGTPNYVAPEVLEDGGYDSGTADVWSCGVILFVLLAGYLPFEDSNLTRLYKKISNAEFTFPLWTSFPAKMLLKRILDPNPITRITIPEILEDEWFKEGYRRQEFDKKFDITLLDDVDAVFQDSEEHLVTEKKDEPVSLNAFDLISSSKGFNLENLLDSEQGFKREERFTSTCPPREIIHRIEEAATTLGFSVQKKNYKLRLEKIEAGRKGNLHVAAEILQIAPSFHVIEVRKGEGDTLEFHKFYKDLSKTLKDIVWKFDDL; this is encoded by the exons ATGCTGCGGGAGCTGGAGAAAATCCGTCCGGGACCCGAAAATGCCACCGGAGCAAGCCAAGAAGAACCGTCGAAGTCATGGGTGCAGCTCGAGGCCCGCAACGAGCTAGATCAGGCCCGATCGGGACCGGAGGATGGCACTGGTGGGCCAAGCGAGGGCCTTTCTCTGTCGGTGCTGGAGCAGCCGGAGCAGCAGATCCGGTCGATTCCGGAGGATGGCGCCGGGGGGGACGCGGCGGTGCCGGAGCATCAGTCGCGACCGGAGGATGATGACGCGGCGGTGCCGTTTGTGCGGATGGAGACCCAGGAGGTTGCTGCCGGGCCGAGTGGGGGCCCGTTGGCGTCGCTGCAGATTGAGGCGGCCCGGCATATTCACTCGGGACCATATCAGGATGGCGCCAGGCCCAGCAACCCGTTCCCGTCCTTGCAGCCTCAGGATCGGGAGATATTGCAGCAGCTGGAGCAAATCCGCCTCAACGGCGATGTCGATGAGCAATCATCCCCTGAATGGACGCGGCAGCCTGCAGACATCTTCCAG GAAAGGCACATCGCTATGGATCATTCAAGCAGTGGGTCGCCAAGGAAAATACCATTCCATTTATTACAAGAAATTACGGATTGCTTCTCCGATGAACGCAAGCTTGGTAGTGGTGGGTTTGGAAAAGTCTATATG GGAGTGCATAACGATGGGGAGAAGATTGCTGTCAAGATGCTTCATTACATGCTAGGATTTGAGGAGGAGCAATTTCTAAAAGAGTTTAACAACCTTGCAAGGCTCCAGCACCCAAATATTGTGCGACTTGTTGGTTATTGCTATGACGTTCAGAAAAATATAGTGGAGTACGAAGGAAGACTAGTTTTTGCTGAAAGAATTTATAGGGCGCTCTGCTTCGAGTATATGCATCATGGAAGCCTTGACAAATATGTTTCAG ATGAATATCCTGGACTTGATTGGAACACACGCTACACACTAATCAAAGGGATTTGCAAGGGTTTGGAGTACCTTCATGAGGAATTGAAACCTCCTATGTATCATTTGGACTTAAAACCAGCTAACATATTGCTGGGTAAGAACATGCTGCCTAAAATTGCAGATTTCGGCTTATCAAGGTTCTTTGGGGAAGAACAAACACACATCACAAAAAGTTCTATAGGAACACG TGGATACTTACCTCCAGAATACATAGAGAGAAACATAGTCTCAAGAAAGTTTGATATATTTAGCTTGGGTGTTATTATCATAAAGATAATGACAGGACCTACAGGCTACAGAGAAAGTGCTGAAATGTCTCCCCAAGAATTTATTGATTTT GCACACAAGAACTGGAGGACTAGACTGCAGGCAACACCAATGCACTTGTTCGAGTCATATTCAAAACAAGTGAAGAGATGCATGGAAATAGCTTTAAGTTGTGTGGAGGTCAACCGGCACAAAAGGCCAAGTATAAGGGAAATTGTCAAACAACTGAATGAGACAGAGATTATGATTCACAAACAACTGAATGAGAAAGAGATTATGATTTACAGAACCCGACTTCGTGACCTGTCAAGTTATGACCAAGGGTCATCGATGGATCAG GAAAGTGAAACCATTGGACTGTGCAGAGAAGCTTCTTGCAATTCCAGAGGGGTGATAAGGCAGGGAATGAGTACAACCAAGGTGGGATGTGTTGGGAATTATGAGCTGGGCCGGACCATAGGTAAAGGCACATTTGCCAAGTTCAAGTTTGCACGGAACATCCATACTGGCGAATTTGTAGCCATCAAGATCCTAGATAAAGAGAAGGTCCTTAAGCACAAGATGGTTGAGCAG ATTAAGCGGGGAATTTTGGCAATGAAGTTGATTGAGCATCCTAATGTTGTTCGCATATACGAG GTTAATAGCGGTCGAATGAGGGAATGTGAGGCAAGGAGGTACTTCCAACAATTGATCAATGCGGTTGATTATTGTCATAGCAGAGATGTGTATCACCTGAATTTAAAA CCTGAAAAATTACTGCTTGATTCACGTGGAAACCTGAAGGTATCTGAGTTTGGGCTGGGCGCACTATCTCAGCAAATCAAG ACTGATGGAGTGCTGCACACAACTTATGGGACTCCAAACTATGTTGCACCAGAG GTCCTTGAAGATGGAGGCTATGACAGTGGAACGGCTGATGTGTGGTCATGCGGAGTTATCCTGTTTGTTCTGCTAGCAGGGTATTTACCTTTTGAGGACTCTAATCTTACGAGGTTGTATAAGAAG ATATCGAATGCAGAATTCACATTTCCACTGTGGACATCTTTTCCTGCCAAGATGTTGTTAAAAAGAATCCTCGATCCAAATCCCATAACG AGAATAACAATCCCAGAAATACTAGAGGATGAGTGGTTCAAAGAGGGCTACAGGCGCCAGGAGTTTGACAAAAAATTTGACATCACCTTATTGGATGATGTGGATGCTGTCTTCCAAGATTCAGAA GAGCACCTCGTGACAGAAAAGAAAGATGAACCAGTATCTCTGAATGCATTCGATCTGATTTCATCATCAAAAGGCTTTAACCTTGAAAACTTACTTGACTCAGAGCAG GGGTTCAAAAGAGAAGAAAGGTTTACATCAACTTGTCCACCCAGAGAAATTATCCACAGGATTGAGGAAGCTGCAACAACCCTAGGATTTAGCGTTCAGAAGAAAAATTACAAG TTGAGGCTCGAAAAGATAGAGGCAGGGAGGAAGGGAAACCTTCATGTTGCTGCTGAG ATACTGCAAATTGCACCCTCTTTTCACGTGATAGAAGTCAGAAAAGGAGAAGGTGACACTCTGGAATTTCATAAG TTCTACAAGGACCTTTCCAAGACCTTAAAGGACATTGTCTGGAAATTCGATGATCTCTAA